In bacterium, a single window of DNA contains:
- a CDS encoding PEP-CTERM sorting domain-containing protein: MIRKQSLAAVAAVVGLMIPSGAMALGISVVGSSSTSGTPGLVRFGDTITVDLVVENATLDDIFGIDIAARGHDVNGDGLANDGLEIVGGQTSFNLFADIGAGDLGIENTINPGIQLRGSPLMFPGTPSETPAVELHAMVFSGLDTLGGAGDGQDDFGVGPNFNVEAGNVHFQVTFSPTNGPSSPLVSLTDITLEFGVFSELGYEAVGDGGGFLSFTNDSLTIQVIPEPGTALLMGLGLAGLATIRRR, encoded by the coding sequence ATGATTCGAAAGCAGAGTCTCGCCGCGGTTGCCGCGGTGGTTGGCCTGATGATCCCCTCGGGCGCTATGGCGCTCGGTATCTCCGTCGTGGGCTCCTCGAGCACCAGCGGCACCCCCGGCCTGGTTCGATTCGGTGACACGATCACGGTCGACCTCGTCGTCGAGAACGCGACCCTCGATGACATCTTCGGGATCGACATCGCGGCCCGTGGCCACGACGTCAATGGTGACGGCCTCGCCAACGACGGTCTCGAGATCGTTGGCGGGCAGACGTCCTTCAACCTCTTCGCGGACATCGGCGCCGGCGACCTGGGAATCGAGAACACGATCAACCCGGGCATCCAGCTGCGCGGTTCCCCGCTGATGTTCCCCGGCACGCCGTCCGAGACGCCCGCCGTGGAGCTGCACGCGATGGTCTTCTCCGGACTCGACACGCTGGGTGGTGCGGGTGACGGCCAGGACGACTTCGGCGTCGGCCCGAACTTCAACGTCGAGGCGGGCAACGTCCACTTCCAGGTGACCTTCTCGCCCACCAACGGTCCCTCGAGCCCGCTGGTCAGCCTGACCGACATCACGCTCGAGTTCGGCGTCTTCTCCGAGCTCGGCTACGAGGCGGTCGGTGACGGTGGCGGGTTCCTTTCGTTCACCAACGACAGCCTGACGATCCAGGTCATCCCGGAGCCAGGCACCGCGCTCCTCATGGGCCTCGGCCTGGCCGGCCTGGCCACGATTCGCCGCCGCTAG